The Colletotrichum destructivum chromosome 7, complete sequence genome contains the following window.
TGGCTGCCCATCCTCGCCTTTACGAACTGAATCTTTCGCCAACACTGTCGCCATGGCTGCTGGCTCGATGTCGCGGGGTTGCTGGACGTCGTGAGGTCGAGGCCCAAAGGTCCTGGAAGAAGAGCTACCGGGCGTTCTCTCTCCTCGGAATTGTGCTTGAGTGTCGCTTGAAACCCCTGGGGAAAAGATAGTCGGGTCGCCGGATGTCGCTTAAAGTCTTGTTATTGTGAAGTTCTTCCACCACCTGGGCGACGCTGCGAGACTATGCGGTGCGGCGATGACGAGTTTGTTCCACCAAATCACGTTACATGTGTGAGAGACGTGCGTCTGTCGATGCGTCGGGGATTAGAGTAGATATGTCCCTTTTGCATGCCGGTTATCGGGCAGCCTGCTCCGAAATGCTGCTTAAACTCAAGACTTTGAAGTGGGCAGCGGGTCCAGATAGGCTTTCTGGGGGTTGGGCGGATCGCGTCAGCGGGAGGTTAAGCTGCCGAGGCGGTAATTATCCCGCGGTATTGGGTGACTCTGGATTTCCAAGGCCCAAGACGCTGGGTGTTGCCTTGTATGAAGAATGGTGCTTCCGTGATGTTGCACGAGAACTTTGGAGACAAAGTGAAGTGTAGCAGTGGGCCTCTTGGTGCCGGACGTCGATTGCGCGGGGAAGTCCTTATGTCACCGACTTCGCTCTGGAGAAAAGGTTTTTCGAGGAGTAAGAAACCATCTGATATCGAGGGAGGGGATGCAAAAAGCCCACGAGTTAAGACCGCTATCGCAGGTGTTGCGAGGAGCGTGCGTCTATGAGATGGTCCCAGTTCGTCCGGCTTGGCCTGGGGCTCTTGGAATCGCCATCAACCTGGGTTATGACGCAAGCAACTTATCAAGCACAGTTATCAACACGCCAAAACACCGGTCGAAACTAAAACGAATTACCTTTTTCGCCAGACTGATTGGGGATTCTGTGTGAACAATGTGGGGAGAGCGGTGCAGTTCAAGACGTCTACCCGAGGTGTGCGTCGACCAACGATTTGTCAATGTTTGCGCTCTAGAAGATAGATAGACACGGGAGGTTCACATCACATTGCCCCCAAAGGACCCATTTCCATTAATAGCTCTCTGCCGATTGTATTCAAGAGTCTCCCCTCTTGTCAGCTTCAAGACACTGTCTGAGGATCTCGAGCGGTTGCTCGTGGGGTTAGTTGCGCGAGTCGTGATTGGCCGGTTTGCGGGACACCGGATGGATCACATCATCCCGTCCCAGATCCACGCAATTGTTCGCGGAGGGTGATCAATCACGAAATAAGCTCGCTGGCTTTCACCATCCCGGCGAGCCATCGCGGCTGACCTGCTCTAGAGCGCGGGGTATCCCCGGGCTCGACGGCCCCTCCGGATGTCGCCTCATCGCAAGCCTCATGTCGTAACCGGCGATGTCGCGATATCCTGCGGGCTGGAGCTGCTCCGCTCGAAAAAGGGGCAGAGTCAGAAACTTATAAATGGTGATGCTGGCGCCCGGTGCACATCCAGGTACAGTTCAACACAGAAAATTAGCTTGTCTTTCAATATATCATTTATCATTGAAAGACAAAACACCCTCCAGCAAGTCAAGATGGCACCAACAGCAATCGACACAGAGGTTCCCATCCACATCAGCGCTAAATCGTCGCACCCGCAACCGTTGAAGGTGTCTGCGGCCCTGGACCAGTACGAGTCATTCGATGTCACCCCCAACATCGGTCGCGAGTTCCCCAAGGCAAACCTAGTCGACTGGCTGAACGCGCCCAACGCCGATGAGCTGATCAGAGATCTCGCCATCACCAGTATGTCTATGAGAACCTTGACCGGTGGACATCGATGACTAACTCCCTATGCAGTTTCCCAACGCGGTGTTGTCTTTTTCCGGGCCCAGGACAACCTTACCAATGAACTGCAGAAGAAGCTGATCCTTCGGCTCGGCGAGCTGACCGGCCGGCCCTCCGACTCGGGACTCCACATTCACCCGGTCCTCAACTCCGAACGGGAATTGGGTGGGTCCGATCCGGAGATCAGCACCATCAGCTCCATTCAAAACAAGAAGTACTACCGGAAGCCCTTGGAGGGCGAGAACATCAGCCCCAAGAAGCAAACCACTGCGCAGTGGCACAGCGACATCTCCTTTGAGCCCGTGCCGGCCGACTACTCGTCGCTGCGCCTGGTTGAACTGCCCAAGACTGGCGGTGGTAAGTTGAAAATGCCGCGAAACCGACATGCCAATGGAACCAAACAGCTGAGAAACTCTTCTTGATAGACACGCTCTGGGCATCCGGATACGAGATTTACGACCGCCTCAGCACTCCTTACCAGAAGTTCCTGGAGAGCCTCACCGTCACCTTTGAGCAGcccggcttcgccgccgccgctgagcgCGGCGGTTTTACGTTGTACGACAAGCCCCGCGGCAACCCCAAGAACATCGGCAGTATTCTCAAGGCCGTCCACCCCGTGGTGCGGACCAACCCCGTCACGGGCTGGAAGAGCGTCttccccgtcggcggccacgtGAAGCACATCAACGACGTCACCCCGGAGGAGAGCAAGCATCTGCTCGACTGGttcctcgacctgctgcaGAAGAACCACGAGGTGCAGGTCCGCTTCAGATGGCAGAACGCCAACGACATTGGTGAGTCAATGGAGGGAACAGAACGAGCCACGCGCGAAAAAAAGGAGATGGATTGCTAATCGAGAGGTGCAGCTATCTGGGACAACCGCAGCACGTTCCACACGGCGACGTTTGACTATGATGGCCAGGGCGAGAGGTTTGGGAACCGGGCGGTCGGTATTGGCGAGACGCCTTACCAGGACCCCAACAGCACGGGACGTCGAGAGGCTTTAGGTCTTCCCCAGGTCACCAGCGAATATGTTTGATGGTAAAACGGTAACATTAACGAGAATCATGATTAGCGATAAGGGTATATATAGGATCTTTTAAGGGGCTAGAATACAAATATCTCTCACTATTAGTATCGTGCTTGTGAAGAAGATGGGTCTGTTTtggacgacgtcgccatcAATGCAATCTACCTAACCGCAACACTCGAGCGTTTACAATGTTACTGACTCGGTCTCAGACTCTTTACTCCATTTCCTTGCTTGCTCATCCTTGGAATAGGTTCCAATGGAGCAttggcctcgaggtcaaTGCGATGAA
Protein-coding sequences here:
- a CDS encoding Putative TauD/TfdA-like domain, taurine dioxygenase TauD-like superfamily, with protein sequence MAPTAIDTEVPIHISAKSSHPQPLKVSAALDQYESFDVTPNIGREFPKANLVDWLNAPNADELIRDLAITISQRGVVFFRAQDNLTNELQKKLILRLGELTGRPSDSGLHIHPVLNSERELGGSDPEISTISSIQNKKYYRKPLEGENISPKKQTTAQWHSDISFEPVPADYSSLRLVELPKTGGDTLWASGYEIYDRLSTPYQKFLESLTVTFEQPGFAAAAERGGFTLYDKPRGNPKNIGSILKAVHPVVRTNPVTGWKSVFPVGGHVKHINDVTPEESKHLLDWFLDLLQKNHEVQVRFRWQNANDIAIWDNRSTFHTATFDYDGQGERFGNRAVGIGETPYQDPNSTGRREALGLPQVTSEYV